The Arabidopsis thaliana chromosome 5, partial sequence genomic interval AAGGGAGTTTCTTGGCTGAAGGtggttttggttcggttcaCCTAGGAACTTTACCAGATGGTCAAATTATTGCTGtcaaacaatataaaattgCTAGTACACAAGGAGACCGAGAATTCTGCTCTGAAGTTGAAGTCTTGAGCTGTGCACAGCATCGAAATGTTGTTATGCTTATTGGGCTATGTGTTGAGGATGGGAAAAGATTGCTTGTTTATGAGTATATCTGCAATGGATCATTGCATTCTCATCTTTATGGTAAAGTTTCTACTAATGGTATACAAAGAAGaacattcttgttttttgttgaaaaaatgttatagATATAAAAGTTTCCATAGGTATGGGGAGAGAGCCATTGGGATGGTCAGCACGACAAAAGATTGCGGTAGGAGCAGCTCGTGGGTTGAGATACCTTCATGAAGAATGCAGAGTCGGTTGCATCGTGCATAGGGATATGCGTCCTAACAATATTCTCCTCACTCATGATTTTGAGCCTTTGGTAAAAAGAATGTTAAATCTTTGCTCaagctctctctctgtctttccGGTTTGTGCTAAGCTTGAAACTTTTGAACATTCTAGGTTGGAGATTTCGGACTAGCGAGATGGCAACCAGAAGGAGATAAAGGAGTGGAAACCCGAGTGATTGGAACTTTCGGGTAATCTTACGCCATGATCTTGAGAGATATATTCTTCTTGATTTACATGTAGAACACAATAACCAATTTCTGTTTAACTTCAGGTACTTGGCACCTGAATACGCACAAAGCGGACAGATTACAGAGAAAGCAGATGTTTACTCATTTGGGGTAGTCTTAGTTGAGCTTATCACAGGAAGAAAAGCTATGGACATAAAACGTCCTAAAGGTCAACAATGTCTCACCGAATGggtaaaaccaaaaccaactaCAGTATAACAAAGTTTTAGTCTTTAAAGCTCTGAATGCTTTACtaagaagaaacatttttCTGCAGGCAAGACCATTGTTGCAGAAACAAGCCATTAACGAACTTCTTGATCCGCGTCTAATGAATTGCTACTGTGAGCAAGAAGTTTATTGTATGGCACTATGTGCTTACCTCTGCATTCGCCGTGACCCTAACTCAAGGCCACGAATGTCTCAGGTTTGCTCACATCTCAAAAACACTTACAAGTTAATAACTTACAATCGAAATTTTCTGAGtgttaatatttctttttgtctatGGAATCTGTGTCTTCTCATTGAAGGTGTTGCGGATGTTAGAAGGAGACGTTGTCATGAATCCAATATAGAAGAAGCTTCACAAGGAAAATTCTTCTTAGGGAGTTTGTACACTATTTAGGGTTACTATTACAGCTTTTTAAATGAGTTTTGCTTTtgtatatgtaaaaatttGTTAATGAGACAAAGATTCAACTAAAGTTTGTTGAGATTTTTACATTTCATAGATTCATGGCCGGTTAAAGTCTGAATAATTGAGGTTATTGGTTGAACCGATTGGTTGACTGGTCAAAATTCAAACCTTTCAGCGGGGCAAGAGGGTTTCAGACAGCATTTTGCCCCATCCACCaaaaaatcttagaaaatATACTATACTATAGAGATGTCATGTCtgttattttacaaatattatcCCTATCTTTGAAAGAAATAGAATTGGTAAACGCAAGAGCTGATGGGTCTGGTTAATGGGCCAGTTTGAGAAAACCAGTTcgtaattagggtttatatcAATTCTCAAATGACGAATTGGTGAGAGTGGGACTTGTTCGAATGTGAAGAGACGTTACAAGGGTATGTATGCCTCAGCTTTGATACAAAGCTGGGAAAAGTCAAAAGCTTAAGAGAGTTGATACGCAACACAACGGTCACGTCTTTATTCCAACAACACACACATCTCTTAGCATAAAACACATATTTTCCCCAATTTTTCTgccatatatatgattttagaCCATAATAATTTCATCAAAAGTTACAGTTTGACCCACAGCTACAGTTGTCGCACTCCTTGTTGTAGTTCTTCTCGCAACTATACCACACacaaattaatcaaacaaacaaaaaaattagtaattaatatgATGAGATTAAAGATTAGTCAACCACATGCATCTGATTCTGATCAGCATATATGCAGAACAGgccaaaatgtttttgtgtCTACTCACTAACACAATTGTAAACGTAAGTCATAAGAAGagtttattgaattttgtACCATGAAGCCATTAAAGGTAAAGACGAGAGAGAGGATCAAGGGGGTTACCTGCAAGAGTCACCACATTTGCAGGAGGAGCCACATCCACAATTAGAATCATCCTGGTTAGAATCAGTCCCATTTCTCTTACTTGTCTTTGATTGATTAACTTCtgtagtttcttcttcttcttatgatgCTTTTGTGATTTCAACCAATGGGAATGGCCACTatttatagaagaagagagagattcgGATCACTTTATACATAATCCAAATAAATTTACGAATAACATCAACTTGcccatcattttctttttatgttagATTTGTTCCAGCTTCATTCAAGAAAGTAATTTAATGTTAGAGTTTTAGCAAGACAACAGAGTATCAAACAAACTAATAGAAAACGTCAAATTATTGGCGAAtatgtaaaaaacaaaaaaagtcgTACACGCAAGAAGATAACTATCGCAATTGCCAATAGTAAACGGCAGCCGACCCAAAAAAGAGGCAGGAAAACTTATTTAATGAGAAatattttcctctgttttgaaaTCTTCTTGTGGTCATTTGGACGACGACCCAGGACATGGTCTACGCTCTTCTACTacttattaatattatatatgagTTTCTTACGATCCATATATTACATCAGATATCcgttttaagatttttttaaaaatgttgacacaaaaaaaaagttttggacGACTAAGTGCCGTCATCAATCCATTGGATTACATCATCAATCCATTGGATAACCCTTGGTTTGATCTCTCTGAGGTGAGTATCGAGTCGTGTTATGGATCCCAAACATTGCCGCGTAGCTTGCGTAGTAGGCATTGGAATCTCAAAAcattgaaacttaaaaaactAAGTTTCGTGGATACTGATGCTTATATGTGGTTTGAATCACTCAAAACACTGCATCTTCTCTCTGTGAGGTTCTCTGACGACAAATCTGTTCAGAGGCTTTTAAGTGTTTGTCCGAAACTTGAAGATTTAGTTGTGAAACGAACAACATATGTCAATGTGAGAATATTCAGTATCAATGTGCCTAGTTTGAGGAGTTTATCTATCGATTATTCGTGGGCGGTATCTCGACCCGCGGATGTACATGGATTTGTGATAGATGCTCCTTCTTTGAGGTTCATGAACATTAAAGATCACTTCAGTAACTTATTACAGTTCGAAAATATGCCTAAGCTAGTCAAGGCGAATGTTGAGGTTGATTGTGATCTATCTGAGAAGTTTATTGGATCTATTACCTCAATCCAACATATCTCTTTATGTTCTAAAAATTCAAAGGTAACTAACCCCTCTTTAATAATCTGAACCAATGTCAAAGATTCAAtcaaataaagtttttaattaccttgttttttgcttttattgcAGATTCCTTATCCTAGTGGCACTTCCTTCTTCTATCTTGAACATCTTGAGCTATGTACATGTTCTCAAGATTGGTGGAATTTACTTAACCGTATACTCGAAGACGCTCCAAGACTTCAAGTTCTCAAGCTCAAATTGGTATGTATATGGAGTCTCCTTACTTTGTCTTTCCAGTTTTTGAACCGCCTTACTTCTAAGTTGTAACAAGCAATATGCTTTCTTCTATTTCACAGGGAAACTGTGTTCAATGTAGTACTGAGCTGATGGATTACTGGAACGAACCGTGCTCTGTTCCCAAATGTTTATCGTCTCATCTAGAGATATTCGAGTGGAGACATTACAAGGGGACaaagcaagaaagaaaagtggCAAAGTACATACTAGCAAAAGCGAGTTGTCTAAAGGTGGCAATATTCTCTTCAGTATGTATAGAGAAGAATCTGATTTTCAAGAAGTTAGAAAATGTGGACAGAGGTTCAAAAGCATGTGAGCTTGTGTTTCaataacatgttttcttttttgctatcttcaacaacatttttcattGTTAACATCTTCTGAAACAATGatttgactatatatattaagttttCGATATgtctttacaaaaatattgtgGCTGTACAACCAATCAACACCGAAGAAAGAAATATTCCtcataataaatttaaacttatctttatgtaaaaaaaaaacataaaaaaaaatcagagtttcatatctctccttcttctaaTCTAATGAGCCGCCTATTCCTCAACTCTTCAGccaaaaattagggttttcataTTCCTCCTTCAGATCTAACGACTTGGCGATGGAAGCTGCAAGATCTGGAATCGAAGATGTTACATCTCCTGATAGGATCAGCCAGTTACCTAACGATTTACTTTTTCGAATACTCTCATTAATCCCGGTAAGCGATGCAATGTCCACAAGTTTATTGTCTAAACGTTGGAAATCTGTGTGGAAGATGTTGCCAACGCTTGTATACAATGAAAACTCTTGTTCCAATATTGGTTCTCTTGGATTTGACCAATTTTGTGGTAGGTCCTTGCAATTACATGAAGCTCCACttctcaaaaccctaaccctagaACTTAGGAAGCAAACTGATTCCTTAGATTCTTCCATATTTCCAAACATTCATTCTACTCTCCTTGAATTCTCAATCAAATCTACTGGTTATCCTGTTTATTACAGTACTATCAGTTTCCCAAACAACCTTGATGTCTTCCAAACACTAGTTGTCTTGAAACTCCAAGGCAATATTTGTCTTGATGTTGTTGATTCTCCGGTTTGTTTCCAGTCCTTGAAGAGTTTGTACCTCACATGTGTGAATTTCGAGAATGAAGAATCTTTTTCCAAACTTTTATCTGCTTGTCCTGTTCTTGAAGACCTCTTCCTCCAAAGACTTTGTAGTGTGGggcgttttttgttttccatatCAGTCCCTTCTCTACAGAGATTAACCTACACTAAAGAACAAGCCTATTATTCTAACGATGAAGCAATACTCGAGATTACCGCTCCTTCTTTGAAGCACTTAAACATCTTCGATCGCGTAGgtgttttcagttttattgAGGATATGCCTAAATTGGTGGAAGCAAGTGTTAGAGTTAAACTGTCAAAGAATGAGAAGCTTCCGAAAGTTCTTACTTCAGTTGAGCATCTTTCGCTAGATCTATATCCTTCAATGGtaacatctttcttctctcgcAAGCTAGGTTTTGTTTATCTTTGAAGATAGCATTTGCTTTAAACTTTGAGTTTTTGCGTGCAGGTTTTTCACCTTGATGATAGATTCATCTCCaagcagcttcttcatctgaaaTTAGACATTTACGACAACTTTCAGTCGAATCTTCTTCTGAGTTTGTTGAAAGATTTACCTAATCTACAATCTCTCAAGCTCAACCATGTAAACTCACAATTTCCATTGATATTAATCTGTTTTGAGAGTTATGAATTGATCTAACCCAATGTCTTTTATGTTTCTCAGTCACATCCCAGCTATAATGTCGAAGATCAACCGTGTTCAGTCTCTGAACCAAGCTCTGTTCCTGAATGCTTGAGCTTCCATCTCGAGACTTTTCAATGGATAGGCTACGCAGGAACATTTGAAGAGATAGCAGCTGCGGTTTACGTTCTGAAAAACGCTCGTTGTTTAAAGAATGCTACAATCTCTCTGTATTCAAGGGGCACAGAGAATggtttgatgatgattaaGGAGTTGGAATCTATGTCTAAAGGTTCAATCATGTGTCAGcttttagttaaattttaaaattctctcCATGAAATACATCTTGGATTTGAACCTTGATAATTAAAGTCTCAAACCTTTAGGTGTTTACAGAGAAACAGAGTCGATGGAACAGAGTTCTTATGAGTTTCCTTTTTAACATACTGTTTCCTATTttactctctctgttttctctattttattaattaaaatatcaagaaaatatttatattaatgttaaCTAGCAGATCTTATATAAGAGTCGAGGATTAAAGGAAAAGCAAAACTAGGGTTTTACTTCTCTGAcgaagcttttctttttctactaGTCAGCtgaaaaattagggtttttttccCCTCCTTTCGTATCTTACGATTGGGCGATGAAAGCTCCAAGATTGGGAAGTGAAGAGGTTTCATATTCGGATAGGATTAGTTACTTACCTGATGATTTGCTTTTACGAATACTCTCATTCATTCATACAAGCGATGCTATCTCCACAAGCTTATTATCTAAACGATGGAAGTTTGTGTGGAAGATGATGCCAACACTTGATCTTGATGAAGATTCTTGTCGCAATATTGGCACCCTTCGATTTGACGAAGGTTGTTGCATGTTCTTGAAATCACATGAAGCTCCGGTTCTTACAAGTTTGAATCTCAAACTTATGACACCTTCTCATGATATAGATCGtcttttatcaaatattaaacCCATTCTTCATGAGATCACAATCACTTCTTATAGGTACAGTACTATCAGATTCCCAAGGAATCTTAACGTCTGCCAAACACTTGTCGTGATGAAACTCCAAGACAAGGTTCTTGTGGATGTTTCTTTCCCGGTTTGTTTCCGGTCCTTGAAAAGTTTGCACCTCACACGCGTGAAATACTCTTGCCGAGAATCTTTCACCACACTTTTATCAGCTTGTCCTGTTCTTGAAGATTTAGATCTCTTCATTGGCAGAGTTCACTATGACTGTCTTAACTCGTTTACTATATGGGTGCCGTCCTTACAGAGATTATCTATATGTGACGAGTCATACCGCTTTCGTAGCACGACGTTTGAAATAAGTGTTCCTTCTTTGAAATACTTAAAAATCGCGTGTCAGGACAGTTGCTTTAAGTTTGTTGAGGACATGCCTAACTTAGTTGAGGCACATGTTGAAGCTAATCAACATGAAACTAAGAACCTCTTGAGATTTCTCACCTCAGTTGAACGTCTTAAGGTTCACTCTCTTTAATGGTATACTCttagtttttatctttctttcctAATCATTTAGTTATTCTGTGGCTCTGTTTGATGatggtttttctttctccgGCATGCAGGATCCAGATCTTACCGATAGAATCTTCCACCAGCTTCTTTATCTTGAGCTGCATTTGCACAAAAGACTCAATGGGGATCGAATTCTGAGTTTGCTCAAACATTCTCCTAATCTACAAACTCTCAAGCTCAACGAGGTAAATCAAAATGTCGCGGTTTTTTATATTAGCTTAAATAGCTCTCTTTTGTATGTTCTTTACCTAACTCAGATGCCTTATGTTTCCAGAGAAACCTTTACGTTCTATCAAGGATCAACCGAATATATCTGTTCGTAAACCGAATTCTGTTCCTGAGTGCTTAACCTTCCATCTTGAAACTCTTGAGTGGCAAGGCTATGCAGGAAGACCGGAAGATAAAGAAATCGCTGTTTACATTTTGGGAAACGCTCTTCGTCTCAACACGGCTACGATCTCTCGATATTTCAGCTCCAGCCGCTTCCGTCACCACCAGAAGAAGGATCTAAAAATTGTGGAGGAGTTAAAATCTATAACTAAGGCCTCAACTTCATGTCAGCTTGTACTTCAACAGTtcattgaaattaaatattcaaTGTAGTTTAACATGAATGTAAATCATTATTAGGTTGAATGTGTTATTAGCATAAGCCTattgaagttttattttactctGCAtctgaaacagaggaatctCTTTGATGACAAGAAATAAACATAGAAGTTAACTTGATAGATGTGTTTGTAATAGTAGACGACGTACCTTGCTACTcaagttttgttagttttagGGTATGTGAAAtccaagaaaatcaatataGAAATAATAAAGAGAACGAGCAACAAAAGTAAagtgatattttaaaatatcttttgttttattgggatatattttaaaataaagtgcTAATTATAAGTTTAATATTCATTCTTCTTAAAATACgtaaaccaatcaaaacaaaatatatttctatgtataaatattattagGATTAGGATAAGAACCGTTGCAGCTACCTTCATCGACATTTTACTTATTCGATGGAATAAGTTATGATGCATCATCTGCTGCGGCCGCAGAAAACTATTTGATATGGGAGAAACAATGGCTCGAATGGAAAGATGTGAATGGCTTTCTCTAATCCAAAGTGGATTAAGCACTGAGATTTTTTCATGGATAGCTTATGCTACATCATCAAAAGAAGCATGGGAAATTTTGATGGTGAGATCAGTAGGTGGTCCTATATTTCAAGCTAGAAAGCTTCTTGATCTCAAGAAAGAGTACAACAACACGACAATGAGCGATGCGGAAACGGTTCATGAGTTTACTGGAAAATTATTGGAGCTAGTGTTTCGTATGAAGTCTTGCGGGTGGAAGGtcgaagaaaaaatattggtgaagaagattctttcCTCTTTGCCTCCAAGATTCGATAAAGTCTTAGTGGAGGTTGCAGAAAAACTTTCTGTTAATGTCATTATCGATTGCTTGTTGGTTCATGAATACAATATGAGACCGGATCAAGAGTCTTTTCAAGAATCTGTCATTCAGAGTGTTAATGTGGAAGAAAGTTTTGAAGCAGAAGCTGAAATATTATACTCTTTGAATGACATTACTCAGAGCCAAGTGGCAATGATGGAGAGACAAAGTGAAGTGTTGTCGTTGGtgcaaaagaatcaaaagatgCTAATGCAgatgcaaaaacaaatgatgatGTTAATGCAGCAGAAAGATCATGTGTTAGCACACTCCGAATCTTATGAGGAGGAGATGACAAAAGTGATCGAGTCTATGGAGAAACACTACTTGAAGAAAaagtagttttgtttatttttgtttggttttggttttttctttgtttggtgTTCCTGAAAGTTGATTAATTACTGATCATGGATTCATTCATAAAATTCGTCTTTGCATAAATTGTGGACTTCAACTTTTGGTAATTGTGAGACTTCTTACTCGAAACAGAGacttattatattttgtcacctcttaaaacagagaaaaacagagaagtatCGATTTAGAGATCAAAAGAATGTGATGTGTGCTGTTATTGTGGATGAAGAGCATTTGCATAATGTTCTAATTTGgtagtttttttccttcaataatatatgatatagtGAGCAACATCTTTAGAATATGTTTagtaaatttttgtaaaacaaattgaCCTACctcaccaaaaacaaacttcaTTGGACCAGAATTAAGTAGCCATTAGGATCAAATCAACAATAATATACTATTTATGTGATGAAATATGAATCCCCATCATTGTCCTATATGaatcaacatttaatatattttaattagtcGAATCTTAAAAATGAATCCCAGTCATATTATCTTTATGTATGTAGAAGAAGATATAATCAACATTAAATAGATTATTATAGTACATCAACATGAATACCCCATCTTGTcatattatatgtatgtgGGATAGAATCAACATGAATCCACATTCAGTATTCAAATTAGAAATGATCGTAGGCTATGACTCTAaagttaattttaatttatatgatgAATGCGAGTACCCCCATTATAGATTCATActatacattattttatatgatcaaatatgaatcatcatcattgttcTCCTATACTTGCTCTTCATTCCGAATGTAGCAATAGAATCTCCATATTGCTTTTTACCAATTCTAACCATAAACAATTCATAGATAAATGCATGTTGGGTAGTGCTTTGTCTACTAGTAATTAATAACATTATCGATTACAATATTTGAGCAAATCAGGCaatctttaaataaaaatatgtatacgATGACTCTTCCGTCCAActaatatattgaaaatattataagatccaaattatttcattatttatatcaaacaaaaacaagaaataaataagaCTTGTCTTTGTTCATGTAAACAAGACcactttgttgtttgtttctctattttacaaatttgtaaattatatttttgttatgtttctttcCACATTTTTATTAGGTCATCCAACTACCCACCTCCCCAAAACTATTGGAGGATCCAagtcctctctctctcaaccATATATCTTATATTTCCTTTGCAAAAGGATAGCCTTTATTATTTAATACACATAGATTCCATTATTGTTATGGCTACCTCATTCTATTCTATAAAGCATAcatatgagaagaagaagcaaaatatagACTATGTGAAAGATAAAtgaatatttcatatttgtgAGACAAATTAATTAGATTAGAATTAACATTTTGTAGCTAGTCCATATTAGTGATAAATTTCCACTTATAAAGACatattttcctcttttgttttttatacgTAAGCTTGTCTTCTTATTGGCTAAAAGTAGAAAACACCAACTTGGACAACatcatttaaattataaaaccctccaataaataaaacttggTTTATCCAATCATCTTATTTCTCTGTGCTCTCCACCATTTTACATAAACCCCAAAatctctcttcatcatcatcattcatcaacatcatctctctttctctatctcgCTGTccctccttctctttctcattcatTGCAATGGGCAGAAGATGCTCACACTGTGGAAACGTAGGACATAACTCAAGAACATGTTCTTCTTACCAAACAAGAGTAGTTAGGCTCTTTGGTGTTCATCTAGACACCACAAGCTCTTCTCcgccgcctcctcctcctccctcGATTTTGGCCGCTGCAATAAAGAAAAGTTTCAGCATGGATTGCTTGCCGGCATgttcctcctcttcctcttcctttgCTGGTTATCTCTCCGATGGTCTCGCCCATAAAACACCTGACCGCAAAAAAGGTTACAACTTTGACATATTATGCCACTTtccgagtttttttttacaatagGATAGTGacgtttttttattaatcCAAAAGTTCCGGGTATTAGGCCCATAATCGATTTGTATCGGAGATCAAAACATGTTAAACTGGTCATCGGTGGGATTGGTTTTGCCATAAAGATTTTGTACGTATATCCAAGTCGGACCATTTCCTAAAGCATGCAACcgctatatatataagagtaGTCAAGAAAATGATGTGTCTATAACGCGATCTTTAGCCTAggattttgttaaaagtttttccaaaaataataatttgtgttTCCGTAATTAGGGGTTCCATGGACGGCGGAAGAGCACCGGACGTTTCTAATTGGATTAGAAAAGCTTGGAAAAGGAGATTGGAGAGGAATCTCTAGAAACTTCGTCGTCACAAAATCCCCGACACAAGTGGCAAGTCATGCTCAAAAATACTTTCTCCGGCAAACTACCACTCTCCATCACAAGAGACGCCGCACCAGCCTCTTTGATATGGCAAGTAATTCCAATCTTTTCTCTATACATGCATGACAAAAGAATTTAAACTCTTTGTATCAAACTTTTATGTattaaatcaaaatgtttctGTATCCAACAAAAGTCACATCTTCAAAAGTTCAAACAgaatttttatgttgttttaaaagttttctttccaagtttttttttcccacttAAAATATCGGAAttttctaaaccaaaaattagtCAAGATTTTAAGTTTAATCTAAGCTTTATTTTAATACCAAGTATATATGAACATATAATTTCTTGTAGAAtccgaagaaaaaaatagaaaataatctTGAAttgacaaatttttatattcaacAGGTTTCGGCCGGcaatgttgaagaaaatagTACTACTAAGAGGATATGTAATGATCATATTGGGTCGAGCTCAAAGGTTGTTTGGAAACAAGGATTACTCAATCCTCGTCTTGGATATCCAGATCCGAAAGTATCAGTATCCGGCTCGGGTAACTCCGGTGGACTCGATCTTGAGCTGAAGCTTGCGTCCATTCAATCTCCTGAATCGAATATTAGACCTATTAGCGTTACGTGAATCTATATAACACGTTATGATCAGTTTCATTAGAATAATTCaaatgtttacatatataatatcttatCGATCCTatctaatttgattttgatttaacgTTAGTTACTTTGATAATTTCGTcgatattgtttttttggttttttcatTGTGAGATTTTTTGTCTTGGAAGTTGGATCCATACATATTTCTGtaaaactttatatttaaGGTATATATATCTAGCGCTCATAAAAGTTTCAATATTCCTATTATACTTTTAATAAGAAAGTTTCTTACGATAGAATTAGAACGGATAAGACAATTTTGTACATAGTACAACTTGTTtgaagtttcttgttttctagttcattaaatatttcaagattcgtttttaaaaaaaatattcttttcgAAATGTGtttcaaaaatttagaatACTTTTAACATATCTAAAAATTTagaatacttttaaaatttcgtttttaaCAGAATACTTTCACATTGTTAGTTTTCtgttaataaaacaataaacacGAGTTTCAAACATAATGTAAAGATAACTTTAAGAACTGATATTGAGTCCACAAGAGCTCAATAATATTTAACACTGAATCCACTTTAACACAAAACCAAGGGTCTTTCTCAGAattgttataattttgttgttggcgaaaaagaaaaaagaaacaaaaaggtcACATTTTTTACATTTCTATATTTAGTGCAAGTTGTTTAATAGTGACACTACTATTGGAAATGACCCAAAGTGACTGGACGACaagatattatattatttatgattttgatatatactTCCTCTTTTCAcacaaaatttggtttaaaacattattttgtaagaaaatatgatcattttatatttccaatattttttatctaattttaattttaattctaatattttaatttattatttacgAAGAGaaatctatttaaaataaCGAACGATATGTAATagagatttatatatttttaatatgtatgaaaaatGCTAGAATAACATTTTTGTGAAGAGaatttaaaatagtcaaatagttttttttttttttgtcgattAAATAGTCAAATAGTTAAATGACAAAATTCTGTGAGAGAAATTAGGTGAATGGTTATTATGCCCAGACAAATTAAGCAAATGGGCAGTACGgcaatcaaaatttatttattatgattttcaATTAAACTTTGATCTTTGtgtaaatatattatgttaCGGAAAATATCATtcctctcaatctctcataaatcaaattaatattttgttaggTCTATTTTCACATCAAAAATGTGGTATAATacctaaaataaataagaaacatGAATATTCACTAGGGAAGTTCATTTGGTCT includes:
- the MT1B gene encoding metallothionein 1B (metallothionein 1B (MT1B); FUNCTIONS IN: metal ion binding; INVOLVED IN: response to metal ion; LOCATED IN: endomembrane system; Has 0 Blast hits to 0 proteins in 0 species (source: NCBI BLink).), whose amino-acid sequence is MGLILTRMILIVDVAPPANVVTLAVARRTTTRSATTVAVGQTVTFDEIIMV
- a CDS encoding Protein with RNI-like/FBD-like domain (Protein with RNI-like/FBD-like domains; CONTAINS InterPro DOMAIN/s: FBD (InterPro:IPR013596), FBD-like (InterPro:IPR006566), Leucine-rich repeat 2 (InterPro:IPR013101); BEST Arabidopsis thaliana protein match is: FBD, F-box and Leucine Rich Repeat domains containing protein (TAIR:AT5G56560.1); Has 758 Blast hits to 735 proteins in 14 species: Archae - 0; Bacteria - 0; Metazoa - 0; Fungi - 6; Plants - 752; Viruses - 0; Other Eukaryotes - 0 (source: NCBI BLink).), encoding MLTQKKSFGRLSAVINPLDYIINPLDNPWFDLSEVSIESCYGSQTLPRSLRSRHWNLKTLKLKKLSFVDTDAYMWFESLKTLHLLSVRFSDDKSVQRLLSVCPKLEDLVVKRTTYVNVRIFSINVPSLRSLSIDYSWAVSRPADVHGFVIDAPSLRFMNIKDHFSNLLQFENMPKLVKANVEVDCDLSEKFIGSITSIQHISLCSKNSKIPYPSGTSFFYLEHLELCTCSQDWWNLLNRILEDAPRLQVLKLKLGNCVQCSTELMDYWNEPCSVPKCLSSHLEIFEWRHYKGTKQERKVAKYILAKASCLKVAIFSSVCIEKNLIFKKLENVDRGSKACELVFQ
- a CDS encoding F-box/RNI-like/FBD-like domains-containing protein (F-box/RNI-like/FBD-like domains-containing protein; CONTAINS InterPro DOMAIN/s: FBD (InterPro:IPR013596), F-box domain, cyclin-like (InterPro:IPR001810), F-box domain, Skp2-like (InterPro:IPR022364), FBD-like (InterPro:IPR006566), Leucine-rich repeat 2 (InterPro:IPR013101); BEST Arabidopsis thaliana protein match is: F-box/RNI-like/FBD-like domains-containing protein (TAIR:AT5G56820.1); Has 2124 Blast hits to 2085 proteins in 25 species: Archae - 0; Bacteria - 0; Metazoa - 0; Fungi - 0; Plants - 2124; Viruses - 0; Other Eukaryotes - 0 (source: NCBI BLink).), producing the protein MEAARSGIEDVTSPDRISQLPNDLLFRILSLIPVSDAMSTSLLSKRWKSVWKMLPTLVYNENSCSNIGSLGFDQFCGRSLQLHEAPLLKTLTLELRKQTDSLDSSIFPNIHSTLLEFSIKSTGYPVYYSTISFPNNLDVFQTLVVLKLQGNICLDVVDSPVCFQSLKSLYLTCVNFENEESFSKLLSACPVLEDLFLQRLCSVGRFLFSISVPSLQRLTYTKEQAYYSNDEAILEITAPSLKHLNIFDRVGVFSFIEDMPKLVEASVRVKLSKNEKLPKVLTSVEHLSLDLYPSMVFHLDDRFISKQLLHLKLDIYDNFQSNLLLSLLKDLPNLQSLKLNHSHPSYNVEDQPCSVSEPSSVPECLSFHLETFQWIGYAGTFEEIAAAVYVLKNARCLKNATISLYSRGTENGLMMIKELESMSKGSIMCQLLVKF
- a CDS encoding F-box/RNI-like/FBD-like domains-containing protein, translated to MEAARSGIEDVTSPDRISQLPNDLLFRILSLIPVSDAMSTSLLSKRWKSVWKMLPTLVYNENSCSNIGSLGFDQFCGRSLQLHEAPLLKTLTLELRKQTDSLDSSIFPNIHSTLLEFSIKSTGYPVYYSTISFPNNLDVFQTLVVLKLQGNICLDVVDSPVCFQSLKSLYLTCVNFENEESFSKLLSACPVLEDLFLQRLCSVGRFLFSISVPSLQRLTYTKEQAYYSNDEAILEITAPSLKHLNIFDRVGVFSFIEDMPKLVEASVRVKLSKNEKLPKVLTSVEHLSLDLYPSMVTSFFSRKLGFVYL